From the genome of Methanoculleus sp. SDB, one region includes:
- a CDS encoding carbon monoxide dehydrogenase — protein MPSPPEIRNTGGSLTWADRFDHIAARWGYRRMHHRVEPGLYRLGSPSPDSPVFASANYTLSFDALRSSLAGTDCFILVLDTKGINVWCAAGKGTFGTDELVFRIAVTRLSDVVRHRTIIVPQLGAPGIAAHEVLRRSGFCVQYGPVRASDLPEYLATGTATPEMRRVRFPFRDRIVLIPVELVQALPLTLIAAVLLGAFIDMGAALRVIAAVGAGTVLFPALLPVLPTKDFTTKGLFLGVLAMLPFAALDLSAPAAGTLAYLQAAAGLLLFPAITAYLALNFTGCTPYTSRSGVRREIFRYTKPLAGMALGGIALAAILGIVMVVNG, from the coding sequence ATGCCGTCGCCTCCTGAAATCAGGAATACCGGCGGAAGTCTGACATGGGCGGATCGTTTCGACCATATTGCCGCCCGGTGGGGGTACAGGCGCATGCATCACCGCGTGGAGCCGGGACTCTACCGGCTCGGTAGCCCCTCACCCGATTCTCCGGTCTTTGCATCGGCAAATTATACCCTGAGCTTCGATGCACTCCGATCATCCCTTGCCGGGACCGACTGCTTCATCCTCGTGCTGGATACGAAGGGCATCAATGTCTGGTGTGCCGCGGGAAAGGGGACGTTCGGAACCGATGAGCTTGTATTTCGGATTGCTGTAACACGGCTCAGCGACGTCGTCCGGCACCGGACGATCATCGTTCCGCAGCTCGGCGCACCCGGGATTGCGGCGCACGAGGTGCTGAGGCGATCGGGATTTTGCGTGCAGTACGGCCCGGTGCGAGCCTCCGATCTCCCGGAGTACCTGGCAACCGGAACGGCCACACCGGAGATGCGGCGGGTCAGGTTCCCGTTCAGGGACAGGATCGTGCTGATCCCCGTGGAGCTGGTCCAGGCGCTGCCGCTCACCCTGATCGCAGCCGTTCTTCTCGGGGCGTTTATCGACATGGGGGCCGCACTCAGGGTGATCGCTGCCGTCGGGGCAGGCACCGTCCTCTTCCCGGCGCTCCTCCCGGTCCTCCCGACGAAGGATTTCACCACGAAGGGCCTGTTTCTCGGCGTTCTCGCCATGCTCCCCTTCGCGGCTCTGGATCTCTCCGCTCCGGCGGCGGGGACCCTCGCATACCTGCAGGCCGCGGCAGGGCTTCTGCTCTTCCCGGCGATCACCGCGTACCTGGCCCTGAACTTTACGGGCTGCACGCCCTATACGTCGCGGAGCGGTGTCAGGCGGGAGATCTTCCGGTACACGAAACCGCTCGCGGGCATGGCTCTGGGAGGTATCGCCCTTGCGGCAATCCTCGGAATAGTGATGGTGGTGAACGGCTGA
- a CDS encoding 4Fe-4S ferredoxin, producing MAFDSYTENTLLYFPERCINCGKCSTVCPHGVFAAGEGCAVLARRESCMECGACMINCPVQAITVESGVGCAQAMIHAALTGGEETCGCCGEEGGGSNGACCSGWE from the coding sequence ATGGCGTTTGATTCGTACACGGAAAACACGCTCCTGTATTTCCCGGAGCGGTGCATCAACTGCGGGAAATGCAGCACCGTCTGCCCTCACGGGGTCTTCGCCGCAGGTGAGGGGTGTGCCGTTCTTGCACGCCGCGAATCCTGCATGGAGTGCGGGGCCTGCATGATAAACTGCCCGGTGCAGGCGATCACGGTGGAGAGCGGCGTCGGGTGCGCACAGGCGATGATCCATGCGGCACTCACCGGAGGCGAGGAGACCTGCGGGTGCTGCGGCGAGGAAGGAGGCGGTTCCAACGGAGCGTGCTGTTCGGGGTGGGAATAG